TGGTATACATCTGGCTGACAGAGGCTGCTGCACGAGCAGTAGCGGCCCTAGGCAAGTTGTGGCCCTGTAGATTCTCAGATGCACCAATAGCTTTCATCAACAGCAGTCCAAGTCGATTCCTCACAATTCTCATTCACCCATTCATTATCCCACTGCAAGCTGCCGCCTTCGATTTTCATCTACGTAAGTTCAACAAAGAGCCAAAGAAACAAAGCATCAAGATTTGAGCATAGTGCAGAGGAAAGGAGATGACAGAAATGATAGAACAAAACCGATTTAATGACTCACCTTTAGAGGAGGAGCTCATCTTCGTGCTCCCTGGACCTGTAGCCTACAGGTGGGGAAGAGAATAGATGACCCTGCAGCAGAAGGGAGGAAGCAGCAAGCAGCAGGGAAGATTCACGGATGGGCTGCTTGAATTGGAACcggaagggagggaggaggaagTGAGATGCACGCAGCAGGGAAGAGATGGAGTTCAGCTGCACAGCGGGAGTTAGGAGTACACACAACGGGAGTTAGGAGTACTAAGAAGAGAAAGAGTAGGGGTGAGGTATATAAGAGAAACCCTAATGGGCTTGGCCTAAATAAATATAGCCCAGTAAACTGAAATAGCCCATCTGCCTATTTAGTGCTGATCGGCAAAGAGACCTAATCAGACGAGTAATCGACAATTAATCGGACGATCAGGTTTCTAATCGCTCTGATCGAATCTAATCGCTCTGATCGAATCAGATGGCCTAATCAAATGCTAAGTACCGATAAGGACGATTAATCAAACAATCACAAAACATTGGCAGAGATAGATTTATTACTGCACGTACACGTCTAAAGAGCTCATTTAACCGCTAAGAAACTGCATTGAGTGCATTACTTTAATCAGACCGAACAAGTCTCGTCTGAAGAATTTACAAAATGCATGGTCAGAGCTCAGACCTACTTATATAAATCTAGGAGGTAATTAGCACAATGCCAGTTACAAAGGAAAATCAAAGATAGATTACATGTATAACTTAAACTGCttgctacttaagtacttatcTATCATCAGCAATAATCCCCAAAGCTTCAGGGTTAGCTAAGCTACCACAACGGCATAGGATACTGACACATGAGATTGTTAGATAGGCAGATTAAAGCTGTTCCTGAGGCAGATCATCACGATGTACCATTCAGTCCCAAAATGCACAGTTCATTACTTGTCATTGTCAATCAAGACGGGCAGAGCCATCAATTACTTTCTTTATCGGAGTCACTGACTGCATCGAAGTCAATCTTCCGACAAATGTCTGGGCTGAGTTTTAACGCTTTAAGAGATGGTCTCAAAGGTGCACCTGGGCATGTGGATGCAATGCCAGTAAGTAGAGGCTTCGAATCAGGTGTCTTGCAGCTTCCATGTAGGCCTGAATCCGTCACATTCTTTCCAGTTTCTTCTTGTCCATCAAGAGGGCCATCTACAATTAATAGATCCAGGATCATCTTGTGAATCACTTGGAGATATTGATCCTCCTCATCAGAATCACTAGAATCAAAACTTAACCTTTTAACTGGGTAGTCACCTGAATCAAAATTTAGCTTCCTACGAGGTGGAACTTCAGCACCTCTAGCCACTTTCTTCTTTGGTGCACAGGCCGCCTCCTCGGGCCCTGGAGCAAATGGATCAAAGATGCTTTCACGTGGTGTCTCACAACCCAATGAAAGACTATCATCAGTAGGCTTGCTTGAGATTGACAATTCAAGTATATCTCCCCTTGGAGAGATGGCCTCAGGAACATCGACCTTGTTATTTTCAAGATAATAAATTATACCAGGGGATTCTTTCTCTTCCTTATTTTCCAAGGGAACTAGCAGAAAGGGTTCCTTGCTCAGATTCGTTTCCACCCTTTCTATGACTATTGAATCACAGCCCACAACTTGCGAGGTTTCAACCTCACTCTTATCCACTACAAGATCTGGTACGAGTGGTACAGTCTCAAACCCCATGATATGGTAAAGAATATTATTGCAGAACAAACGTTGACACAAAAGTGATGTTTAAACCGTGCTTCTAAGTCAACCCACCACTGGTCTTCAATATATACCAGTGTGCTAAGCTACAACCTGCAAAAAAGTAGACAGTGCAAAACT
This sequence is a window from Miscanthus floridulus cultivar M001 unplaced genomic scaffold, ASM1932011v1 os_2217_1_2, whole genome shotgun sequence. Protein-coding genes within it:
- the LOC136534706 gene encoding uncharacterized protein, producing the protein MGFETVPLVPDLVVDKSEVETSQVVGCDSIVIERVETNLSKEPFLLVPLENKEEKESPGIIYYLENNKVDVPEAISPRGDILELSISSKPTDDSLSLGCETPRESIFDPFAPGPEEAACAPKKKVARGAEVPPRRKLNFDSGDYPVKRLSFDSSDSDEEDQYLQVIHKMILDLLIVDGPLDGQEETGKNVTDSGLHGSCKTPDSKPLLTGIASTCPGAPLRPSLKALKLSPDICRKIDFDAVSDSDKESN